In the genome of Girardinichthys multiradiatus isolate DD_20200921_A chromosome 7, DD_fGirMul_XY1, whole genome shotgun sequence, one region contains:
- the LOC124871476 gene encoding probable histone-lysine N-methyltransferase CG1716 isoform X1 — translation MALRCFLVCLTVNYYLVAGQATEYFLRGETSSFTANIKETPDNILWKHGGNKVVEFTGSEQLSFGSFEHRVTLDWHSADLTISNLVFEDSGLYELEIFANSKLNRRSFQMEVIDKVAKPTISCNMHTASTSNQFGVQATLTCSSPSKYHQSLLTFQWRSDANMHLGPELMISLGGELDNHIYSCTVRNPLTEESAAFTAKDCYPDTSPAILIAAIVIPIVILLLSCVIFFIFYKKVYLKREKKSDMESQSASGIKNGASSDCEESRGLLDRVSTLPSKQTLRHLDQRNDDSVSDPTIQGQNETRKMHLRNSEKNINQDSKISSPSPAPDEPSFTISDSRAKENGKPYEAEPRDAVVENVLEDDPSDSEKMNETLPAEAAEHDDKVQMDADELGNDMEVKRIDPADSENGKDVLSGISDQHSPDKNKDEDNRASSPPEVPRKSNIVRNFSELQKEKDRNMQPKVVKRQNDPADSGNAIDKLAAGSDNQSLENKAEDGEISSPPPASPRLDHPPTEDKKQAEMMDNKEGDPVETNDASPDVPNDHSPDKNKDENNRASSPPEVPQKSNIVRNFSALQKEKDRNMQPKVVKRQTGPADSGDPNDKLAVGSDNQNSEKKKEEIESTKQTSENDVQPPPVAKENSPLSQNSPKISPKDEHKQDISSEELAGKPTENDTEESASLSPEEPENKEQGSPVATPEETDSESTENEQKPHATENESDVKTPQKM, via the exons ATGGCTCTTCGGTGCTTCCTCGTCTGCTTAACTGTTAACTACTATCTGG TTGCTGGACAAGCTACAGAATATTTCCTGCGGGGGGAGACGTCCAGCTTCACTGCAAACATCAAAGAAACCCCTGACAACATTCTGTGGAAGCATGGAGGAAACAAAGTAGTGGAGTTTACTGGCAGTGAACAGCTTTCCTTTGGGTCATTTGAACACCGGGTCACACTTGACTGGCATTCTGCAGATCTGACCATTAGCAACCTTGTATTTGAAGACAGTGGATTGTACGAGCTGGAAATATTTGCCAACAGCAAATTGAATCGCAGAAGTTTTCAAATGGAAGTCATtg ACAAAGTGGCCAAGCCTACCATATCCTGTAATATGCACACTGCAAGCACCTCAAATCAATTTGGAGTCCAGGCTACTCTGACCTGCTCTTCACCATCCAAATATCATCAGTCTTTACTGACGTTTCAGTGGCGCTCAGATGCAAACATGCATCTTGGACCAGAGCTAATGATATCCCTTGGGGGTGAACTTGACAATCATATATACAGCTGTACTGTGCGCAACCCACTAACTGAAGAATCTGCAGCGTTTACTGCTAAGGACTGCTACCCTG acACGAGTCCAGCCATCCTGATTGCTGCTATTGTCATTCCCATTGTCATTCTACTTCTCTCTTGTgtgattttcttcattttctataaaaaag tATATCTGAAACGTGAGAAGAAGTCTGATATGGAAAGTCAGTCAGCTTCTGGTATTAAAAACG gGGCATCTTCTGACTGTGAGGAAAGCCGGGGTCTTCTGGACAGAGTGTCTACTTTGCCCTCTAAACAGACTCTTCGCCATTTAGACCAAAGGAATGATGATTCTGTGTCTGATCCCACCATCCAGG GGCAAAATGAGACAAGAAAAATGCACCTTAGAAACTCTG AGAAAAACATAAACCAAGACAGCAAAATTTCATCTCCTTCCCCTGCGCCGGATGAACCATCTTTTACTATTTCTGATTCTCGTGCAAAAGAGAACGGGAAACCTTATGAAGCCGAGCCCAGAGATGCTGTGGTGGAAAACGTCTTGGAGGACGACCCTTCAGATtctgagaagatgaatgaaacatTACCAGCTGAGGCAGCTGAACACG ATGACAAAGTTCAAATGGATGCAGATGAGCTTGGAAACGATATGGAGGTGAAAAGGATTGATCCTGCAGACTCGGAGAATGGAAAGGATGTGCTATCTGGCATATCGGACCAACATA gtccagacaaaaataaagatgaagATAATAGAGCTTCGTCTCCTCCTGAGGTGCCTCGAAAATCCAACATCGTTCGGAACTTCTCTGAGCTACAAAAAGAGAAAGACAGAAATATGCAACCAAAGGTTGTTAAGAGGCAAAACGATCCTGCAGACTCTGGGAATGCAATTGATAAATTGGCTGCTGGGTCAGATAATCAGA GTTTAGAGAACAAAGCTGAAGACGGTGAAATTTCATCTCCTCCTCCTGCGTCACCTCGTCTTGATCATCCTCCTacagaagacaaaaaacaagcagaaaTGATGGACAACAAAGAGGGCGATCCTGTGGAAACAAATGATGCTTCACCTGATGTTCCGAATGACCATA gtccagacaaaaataaagatgAGAATAATAGAGCTTCGTCTCCTCCTGAGGTGCCTCAAAAATCCAACATCGTTCGGAACTTCTCTGCACTACAAAAAGAGAAAGACAGAAATATGCAACCAAAGGTTGTTAAGAGGCAGACTGGTCCTGCAGACTCTGGGGATCCAAATGATAAATTGGCTGTTGGGTCAGATAATCAGA AttcagaaaagaagaaagaggaGATTGAGTCTacaaaacaaacctctgaaaatGATGTTCAACCACCGCCTGTTGCCAAGGAGAATTCCCCTTTGAGCCAAAACTCTCCAAAGATTTCACCAAAAGATGAACACAAACAAGACATCAGCTCAGAGGAACTGGCAGGAAAGCCTACAGAGAATGATACTGAAGAATCTGCTTCATTATCCCCAGAAGAACCAGAAAACAAGGAACAAGGTTCACCCGTCGCCACTCCAGAAGAGACTGATTCAGAATCGACTGAGAATGAGCAAAAGCCTCATGCGACTGAAAATGAATCGGACGTGAAGACTCCGCAAAAGATGTGA
- the LOC124871476 gene encoding kinesin-related protein 12-like isoform X2, whose product MALRCFLVCLTVNYYLVAGQATEYFLRGETSSFTANIKETPDNILWKHGGNKVVEFTGSEQLSFGSFEHRVTLDWHSADLTISNLVFEDSGLYELEIFANSKLNRRSFQMEVIDKVAKPTISCNMHTASTSNQFGVQATLTCSSPSKYHQSLLTFQWRSDANMHLGPELMISLGGELDNHIYSCTVRNPLTEESAAFTAKDCYPDTSPAILIAAIVIPIVILLLSCVIFFIFYKKVYLKREKKSDMESQSASGIKNGASSDCEESRGLLDRVSTLPSKQTLRHLDQRNDDSVSDPTIQEKNINQDSKISSPSPAPDEPSFTISDSRAKENGKPYEAEPRDAVVENVLEDDPSDSEKMNETLPAEAAEHDDKVQMDADELGNDMEVKRIDPADSENGKDVLSGISDQHSPDKNKDEDNRASSPPEVPRKSNIVRNFSELQKEKDRNMQPKVVKRQNDPADSGNAIDKLAAGSDNQSLENKAEDGEISSPPPASPRLDHPPTEDKKQAEMMDNKEGDPVETNDASPDVPNDHSPDKNKDENNRASSPPEVPQKSNIVRNFSALQKEKDRNMQPKVVKRQTGPADSGDPNDKLAVGSDNQNSEKKKEEIESTKQTSENDVQPPPVAKENSPLSQNSPKISPKDEHKQDISSEELAGKPTENDTEESASLSPEEPENKEQGSPVATPEETDSESTENEQKPHATENESDVKTPQKM is encoded by the exons ATGGCTCTTCGGTGCTTCCTCGTCTGCTTAACTGTTAACTACTATCTGG TTGCTGGACAAGCTACAGAATATTTCCTGCGGGGGGAGACGTCCAGCTTCACTGCAAACATCAAAGAAACCCCTGACAACATTCTGTGGAAGCATGGAGGAAACAAAGTAGTGGAGTTTACTGGCAGTGAACAGCTTTCCTTTGGGTCATTTGAACACCGGGTCACACTTGACTGGCATTCTGCAGATCTGACCATTAGCAACCTTGTATTTGAAGACAGTGGATTGTACGAGCTGGAAATATTTGCCAACAGCAAATTGAATCGCAGAAGTTTTCAAATGGAAGTCATtg ACAAAGTGGCCAAGCCTACCATATCCTGTAATATGCACACTGCAAGCACCTCAAATCAATTTGGAGTCCAGGCTACTCTGACCTGCTCTTCACCATCCAAATATCATCAGTCTTTACTGACGTTTCAGTGGCGCTCAGATGCAAACATGCATCTTGGACCAGAGCTAATGATATCCCTTGGGGGTGAACTTGACAATCATATATACAGCTGTACTGTGCGCAACCCACTAACTGAAGAATCTGCAGCGTTTACTGCTAAGGACTGCTACCCTG acACGAGTCCAGCCATCCTGATTGCTGCTATTGTCATTCCCATTGTCATTCTACTTCTCTCTTGTgtgattttcttcattttctataaaaaag tATATCTGAAACGTGAGAAGAAGTCTGATATGGAAAGTCAGTCAGCTTCTGGTATTAAAAACG gGGCATCTTCTGACTGTGAGGAAAGCCGGGGTCTTCTGGACAGAGTGTCTACTTTGCCCTCTAAACAGACTCTTCGCCATTTAGACCAAAGGAATGATGATTCTGTGTCTGATCCCACCATCCAGG AGAAAAACATAAACCAAGACAGCAAAATTTCATCTCCTTCCCCTGCGCCGGATGAACCATCTTTTACTATTTCTGATTCTCGTGCAAAAGAGAACGGGAAACCTTATGAAGCCGAGCCCAGAGATGCTGTGGTGGAAAACGTCTTGGAGGACGACCCTTCAGATtctgagaagatgaatgaaacatTACCAGCTGAGGCAGCTGAACACG ATGACAAAGTTCAAATGGATGCAGATGAGCTTGGAAACGATATGGAGGTGAAAAGGATTGATCCTGCAGACTCGGAGAATGGAAAGGATGTGCTATCTGGCATATCGGACCAACATA gtccagacaaaaataaagatgaagATAATAGAGCTTCGTCTCCTCCTGAGGTGCCTCGAAAATCCAACATCGTTCGGAACTTCTCTGAGCTACAAAAAGAGAAAGACAGAAATATGCAACCAAAGGTTGTTAAGAGGCAAAACGATCCTGCAGACTCTGGGAATGCAATTGATAAATTGGCTGCTGGGTCAGATAATCAGA GTTTAGAGAACAAAGCTGAAGACGGTGAAATTTCATCTCCTCCTCCTGCGTCACCTCGTCTTGATCATCCTCCTacagaagacaaaaaacaagcagaaaTGATGGACAACAAAGAGGGCGATCCTGTGGAAACAAATGATGCTTCACCTGATGTTCCGAATGACCATA gtccagacaaaaataaagatgAGAATAATAGAGCTTCGTCTCCTCCTGAGGTGCCTCAAAAATCCAACATCGTTCGGAACTTCTCTGCACTACAAAAAGAGAAAGACAGAAATATGCAACCAAAGGTTGTTAAGAGGCAGACTGGTCCTGCAGACTCTGGGGATCCAAATGATAAATTGGCTGTTGGGTCAGATAATCAGA AttcagaaaagaagaaagaggaGATTGAGTCTacaaaacaaacctctgaaaatGATGTTCAACCACCGCCTGTTGCCAAGGAGAATTCCCCTTTGAGCCAAAACTCTCCAAAGATTTCACCAAAAGATGAACACAAACAAGACATCAGCTCAGAGGAACTGGCAGGAAAGCCTACAGAGAATGATACTGAAGAATCTGCTTCATTATCCCCAGAAGAACCAGAAAACAAGGAACAAGGTTCACCCGTCGCCACTCCAGAAGAGACTGATTCAGAATCGACTGAGAATGAGCAAAAGCCTCATGCGACTGAAAATGAATCGGACGTGAAGACTCCGCAAAAGATGTGA